DNA from Amorphoplanes friuliensis DSM 7358:
AGTGACGGGTGGGAGCCAGCGGGCTCCTCTTTCGCGCCCACAGGTACGTGGGCGTGGTCGACTACCGGAAAAGTTTAGCAGCTCACGCCGTGGCGGCCGAATGCAGGGCGCGAAGTGCACGAACACCCTCCACGGCGTACTCCTTGTCGGCCGCCTGCAGCGCGTGGACGGGCACCGTGTCGTCGTCGAGCATCTCCAGCGACGCCCAGGGCGAGTTGCGGTCGAAGCGCACCGCGCGGATCGACCCCCAGGGCAGCTCGTAGCCGCCGATCACGTTGCGGACCTGCACACCGTCGGCGTCCGCGATCACCCGCGGGCGGGTGAAGGCGAGGATCCCCAGGCCGATGAGCACACCGAGCCCGATCATCGCGCTCTGGTCACCGCGCCGGAACTGGCCCATCGTGTCGCCGGTCGAGCCGTGCAGGCCGAAGCTGAGCACGGTGAACAGCACCACCACGGCGGCCGCGGAGAACCCGGCCACCCACCGGATGCGGCGAGGCCGGAACACCACGGGCGCCTGGGTCGAAGTCACATCAACCACTGTGCCACGCTCACAATCGGCAGTTCGAGATGTCAGTGACGAGAATTGCGCGCGCACCGAGGTCGTACAGGGCGTCCATGATCTTGTGGGTGTCGCTGCGCCGGACCATGGCCTGGACGGCGACCCAGCCCTCGCGGTGCAGCGGCGAGACGGTCGGCGACTCGATGCCCGGGGTCAGCGCGGTCGCCTGGTCCAGCAGGTCGGCCCGCACGTCGTACGCGAGCATCACAAAACTGCGGGCGACCAGTACACCCTGCAGACGCCGGACCAGCTGCGCCGCCGGACCGGTCTCGCCGGCGGCCTCGCGCCCGATCAGGATCGCCGAGCTGCGCAGGATCGGATCGCCCAAGGTGACCAGGCCCGCCTGGCGCAGTGTCGTGCCGGTCTCCACCACGTCGGCGATCAGGTCGGCG
Protein-coding regions in this window:
- a CDS encoding PH domain-containing protein, with amino-acid sequence MVDVTSTQAPVVFRPRRIRWVAGFSAAAVVVLFTVLSFGLHGSTGDTMGQFRRGDQSAMIGLGVLIGLGILAFTRPRVIADADGVQVRNVIGGYELPWGSIRAVRFDRNSPWASLEMLDDDTVPVHALQAADKEYAVEGVRALRALHSAATA